DNA sequence from the bacterium genome:
TCGGCGGCAGGTCGGGTGGGCTGCGGCGCCGAGGTCGAGACCGCGCGCCTCGGCATGGCCCTCGAACCAGGCGAGCTCGGCATCGAGCGCGGCCAGGCCGCCGATCATGACGCTCTGCGCCGGCCGCGGAGTGCGCGAAGCGGCCAGCGCCATGAAGCGAGTGAACCCCTGGACGAAGAGATAGTCCTGGACCAGCCAGCGGTGGAAAGCCTCCTCCGGGAGCGAGCCGTCGCCGACCGCGTTGAGGAAGCTGGCGGTGACTCCCCGGCGCCAGAGCTCGCCGGCACCGGTGGCGAGACGGGATTTCTCGAAAGTCTCGATCAGAGACATCGCATGGTCTCTCCTCTGCTCCGGGCGCCGGGCGAGCCGGCGCCGTTGAGCGTCACCCTTGCTCCAAGATACCAGGCGTCAGGTGTGGCGACCGAGCCCGATTGCAGGCTTCCACACCTGTCCGTGTCAAAACTCGTCCGGCCTGTGGCATGGTGAGTTTCTGGCGGTTCCGCGTTCCTTCGG
Encoded proteins:
- a CDS encoding TenA family transcriptional regulator codes for the protein MSLIETFEKSRLATGAGELWRRGVTASFLNAVGDGSLPEEAFHRWLVQDYLFVQGFTRFMALAASRTPRPAQSVMIGGLAALDAELAWFEGHAEARGLDLGAAAHPTCRRYVDFLVASAYTEPVEVLLAILYGVEVAYTVAWGKLEPTGPYAEFIERWTSAEFQQYVAELLRLADAYPHPGQQPAFDEVMRHERDFWRMTWRG